The Chryseobacterium sp. LJ668 genome segment GCGGACAAGACAATGCTTTGATTGCAAGAATTGAAAATAAACTCAGTAAGAATCGTGCAGAAGTGATTGAAATGATTACCCGAAACGTTATTTCCTAATCGAACATAAATTAAAAATAATCAGCAAAAACAATATGGAAAATATTTTAAATCGTTATAAACAAAAGCTTGATTTTGATGAAAATAAACAAAGTTTTAGTGAAATACACAACAATCAAGTAACTGCGTTCTATTACATGGCGGATACTACCGTCAATTTGGATAAAGATCTCACAAAAGTTATAGATTCAATTGAAGTATTGCAAAAACTTCACAAAAAATCAGAATTGATCATCAAGATGAATATTGATACTGATGAGGATACACAATATATATCCATTCTAAAGGAAATTAATACGTCGACAAGTTATCTCAAACAGCAGTTTCTGTATTTGAAAGAAAACATCATCAAAAAAGACCAATTCAATAATTTTTTATTTTGGAAATATAATCTGTATATCATGAATAAAATTAAACTCAATCACAAAAAACTGGAGCAGATGGGATTGAGCACACTTCAGAACCAAGAAAAATTATACTGGAGAACATCAATCTGTAATACGCAAGATGAAGTTTTTTCTCTGATTGTTTCACTAATGAGTATATGTAAACTTGAGATCAACTTCGTAGAAGAATATTTTCCAAATAAATGGAACGAAAGTAGTCTAGAGATCAGCACTTTAAAACCATTACATAGAAAATATATAAACAGTGAAAACAGTAATCGCTATAAACACAAAAATGTCTGGATGTCAGTAATGGATTTTTTTGCCGGTGACACCACTATATCCCATTTGTAAGGAGAATTTCAAACACACCAGAACATAAAATTCTTATAATGTGTGATATATACAAAAACTACAAGGAGACTTGCAACGTTTTTCGTTTACAATAGACCAACTTTACTTTAAACCAAAATCAATACAAAATGTCAAAAGAAAAAGATAGTAAAAAATCTACGGATAAAACGGTTGCTTTAAAAACAACAAAAGAAAAACGTGTTGATAAACTCGCAAAACGTAAAGAAAAAGAAGATCAAAATAAACTAACGGATCAATAATGATCACTGTAAAAAAAGAGGGAATTCTTCTTAAAAAAACAGAGTTAGACTTTGAATGTGATGGCGTACTGAATCCCGCTGTAATCAAAGATAATGAGAAAACACATCTTTTTTATAGAGCGGTAGCCAAGGGAAACATTTCAACAATTGGGTATTGCTCACTTTTAAATCCTTTGGAGGTTCAAGAAAGATATGAATATCCTATATTACGGCCTGAATTTGGATATGAGAAACATGGTATTGAAGATCCTAGAATCGTTAAAATTGAGGATATTTTCTACCTTACCTACACCGCCTATGATGGCATTAATGCTTTGGGAGCCTTAGCGATTTCTAGGGATCTCACAAACTGGAAGAAATTGGGCATTATTGTTCCTGAAATTACTTTTGAAGAATTTAAATATTTTTCAGAAATCGACAAATCCCACGATGAAAAATATATTCGCTTCAACAAATTTCAGATAAGTCATCAGGAAAACACAGAAGAAGTTTACTTATGGTGCAAGAATCTCGTTTTTTTCCCAAGAAAAATTAATAATAAATTCTATTTTCTTATTCGTATTAAACCTGATGTACAATTAGTTGCCGGCATAGAAAAAATTGAAGATTTAACATCTCAGTTCTGGAACAACTACTTTCTTAACTTCAAAGAACATATCGTGTTGTCTCCTAAGCATGAGCATGAGATTAGTTACATTGGATGCGGATGTCCGCCTATTGAAACAGAGAGAGGATGGCTTATCATTTACCATGGTGTACATGATTCTGTTGAAGGGTATGTGTATTCCGCATGTGCAGCATTGCTGGATTTAGATAATCCCGGAAAAGAAATTTCAAGGCTTCCCTATCCTCTTTTCAAACCACAAGAAAAATGGGAATTGAAAGGTGAAGTTAACAATGTCTGTTTTCCTACAGGAGCCGTGGTTGAAGATGATACACTGTTTATCTATTATGGTGCTGCAGATCAACGTATAGCAGTTGTTTCGGTGAATATATCAGAATTACTGGATGAATTGATTACCTATAAATACCTAGATGTAGAAGTTAATAACCTTTAAAAAATTTTAGAATGGAAAACATGAATACAGACAATGTAGTTAGAAGGATAAAAAAAACAATGCCTAAGATTATTAATTCCATAGTTCATCCTGAACCCTATCTACCCGAGATTGTTTTTATCACCTCATTCCCTCCAAAGGTTTGTGGTATTGCTACGTATTCTCAAGATCTTATCAAAAGTTTGAAAAAGAAATTTGGAGATTCGTTCAATACCATGATATGTCCTATCGAAACTGAAGACGAGCAGTACGATTATATTGAAAAAACTCCTTATCGTCTCAACACTTCAGATTATAACTCATATGTACAATTAGCAAATCAAATTAATCAAAATAACAGGATCGAGTTAGTGATACTTCAGCACGAATTTGGGTTTTTCTCTACCATAAAAAATGGGTTATCACAATTCTTAAAACTATTGGAAAAAGATATTATCATTACATTTCACACTGTTCTTCCAAGTCCTGATTTGCAATTGAAAAAACACGTACAGGAAATTGCACATTGCTGCCAATCTATCATTGTAATGACGGAAATTTCTGCTATAATTTTGTCGAAAGAATATGGAATTCCGTTAGAAAAAATAAATATTATTGCTCACGGAACACATCTTCTTCCTCTTACAGATAAAACTGAATTAAAAGATAAATATGATCTGAATGGAAAAAAAGTACTGTCAACATTCGGATTATTAGGTTCTGGGAAAAATATTGAAACGACCTTACAAGCATTACCGGAAATCATAGCTGATCATCCTGATGTTTTATTTTTAGTAATCGGAAAAACACATCCGGGAATCGTAAAAAATGATGGCGAAGAATACCGTCAATTTCTTGAAAAAACAGTGCAGGATCTACGTCTTGAAAATCATGTAAGATTTGTTAATGCATATTTACCTTTAGATGAGTTACTAGAATATCTGCAACTAACTGATATTTATCTTTTTACTTCAAAAGATCGAAATCAGGCTGTGAGCGGTACATTTTCTTATGCAATCAGCTGCGGATGTCCTATCATTTCTACGCCAATTCCACACGCTGTAGAAGTTTTGAAAAAAGAAACAGGAATTATCATCGATTTTGAATCGCCAAAACAATTGGCAAATGAGGTCAATAAAGTTCTGAAAAACGAACAAATACAAGAGCTACTAAGAACTAATGCACTTGAAAAAATGGCCCCTACCGCATGGGAAAACTCATCCATATCTCACGCCCAACTTTTTGAAAAATCGGGTGCAAAAAAAATTCAATTGCAGTATGCTATACCTGAAATCAATTTAATTCATATAAAAAATATGACAACCGATTTTGGAATGATTCAGTTTTCTAAAATCAATAAACCTGACATTGATTCCGGATATACTTTGGATGACAATGCTCGTGCTTTAATTGCCATTTGTGAACATTTTGAACAAACTCGGGATCAAGAAGATATAGAATTGATTGAGATTTATCTTGATTTTATAGAATTTTGCCAACAGCCTGATGGTAGTTTCCTGAATTATGTGAACGAGGAAAAAGAATTTACGCAACAGAACTATGAGACCAACTTAGAGGATTCCAATGGAAGAGCAATTTGGGCTTTAGGATATTTGATTTCAAAAAGAGATATTCTTAACGATCATCTTTTAGGAAAAGCAGAAAAAATAATTCAGAAAAATCTTCCTTTAGTACAAGATATATATTCAACCAGAGCAATGGCATTCATTATAAAAGGTTTGTACTATCAAAATTCTGACAAGAATATAACTTTACTTGATTTGTTAGCTGGTCGTTTGGAAAGAATGTATCTTCATGAGGCTAAAGAAAACTGGCATTGGTTTGAAAGTTATCTCACCTACGGAAACAGTGTTTTACCAGAAGCGATGTTATGCGCATGGATGTCTACCGGGAAAAATAGTTATAAAAAAATAGCGATAGAATCCTTTCAATTTCTTTTGTCAAAGATATTCGTAAATAATTCTATTAAAGTAATTTCTAACAAAGGATGGCTTCAGAAACATGAAATGAAATTACATTCAAATGGCGGTGAACAGCCTATTGATGTTGCTTACACCATTTTAACATTATCAAAATTTCAAGAATGTTTCGGAGATGAATCTCATTCCGAAATGATGCAGGATGCTTTCAACTGGTTTTTGGGAAAAAATCATTTGAATCGAATTATTTATAATCCTGCAACGGGCGGATGTTATGATGGATTGGAAGAAAAAAGTGTTAATTTGAATCAAGGGGCAGAGTCTAC includes the following:
- a CDS encoding glycoside hydrolase family 130 protein; translation: MITVKKEGILLKKTELDFECDGVLNPAVIKDNEKTHLFYRAVAKGNISTIGYCSLLNPLEVQERYEYPILRPEFGYEKHGIEDPRIVKIEDIFYLTYTAYDGINALGALAISRDLTNWKKLGIIVPEITFEEFKYFSEIDKSHDEKYIRFNKFQISHQENTEEVYLWCKNLVFFPRKINNKFYFLIRIKPDVQLVAGIEKIEDLTSQFWNNYFLNFKEHIVLSPKHEHEISYIGCGCPPIETERGWLIIYHGVHDSVEGYVYSACAALLDLDNPGKEISRLPYPLFKPQEKWELKGEVNNVCFPTGAVVEDDTLFIYYGAADQRIAVVSVNISELLDELITYKYLDVEVNNL
- a CDS encoding glycosyltransferase, whose translation is MENMNTDNVVRRIKKTMPKIINSIVHPEPYLPEIVFITSFPPKVCGIATYSQDLIKSLKKKFGDSFNTMICPIETEDEQYDYIEKTPYRLNTSDYNSYVQLANQINQNNRIELVILQHEFGFFSTIKNGLSQFLKLLEKDIIITFHTVLPSPDLQLKKHVQEIAHCCQSIIVMTEISAIILSKEYGIPLEKINIIAHGTHLLPLTDKTELKDKYDLNGKKVLSTFGLLGSGKNIETTLQALPEIIADHPDVLFLVIGKTHPGIVKNDGEEYRQFLEKTVQDLRLENHVRFVNAYLPLDELLEYLQLTDIYLFTSKDRNQAVSGTFSYAISCGCPIISTPIPHAVEVLKKETGIIIDFESPKQLANEVNKVLKNEQIQELLRTNALEKMAPTAWENSSISHAQLFEKSGAKKIQLQYAIPEINLIHIKNMTTDFGMIQFSKINKPDIDSGYTLDDNARALIAICEHFEQTRDQEDIELIEIYLDFIEFCQQPDGSFLNYVNEEKEFTQQNYETNLEDSNGRAIWALGYLISKRDILNDHLLGKAEKIIQKNLPLVQDIYSTRAMAFIIKGLYYQNSDKNITLLDLLAGRLERMYLHEAKENWHWFESYLTYGNSVLPEAMLCAWMSTGKNSYKKIAIESFQFLLSKIFVNNSIKVISNKGWLQKHEMKLHSNGGEQPIDVAYTILTLSKFQECFGDESHSEMMQDAFNWFLGKNHLNRIIYNPATGGCYDGLEEKSVNLNQGAESTVSYLMARLCLAKA